The Primulina tabacum isolate GXHZ01 chromosome 16, ASM2559414v2, whole genome shotgun sequence genome window below encodes:
- the LOC142528927 gene encoding two-component response regulator ARR12-like isoform X2, with protein MIVEKIVLANENSDKFPAGLRVLAVDDDPICLKLLETLLRKCQYHVTTTSQARMALKMLRENKDRFDLVISDVHMPDMDGFKLLELVGLEMDLPVIMLSANSDPKLVMQGITHGACDYLVKPVRIEELRNIWQHVIRRKKVDSKNQNPCTDQFNAQPGCGENHVSPTRGNSDPHGKFIRKRKDEEDDGEDDGNESEDPSTQKKPRVVWSIELHRKFVAAVNHLGIEKAVPKRILDMMNVEGLTRENVASHLQKYRLFLKRISHATTQQANMAAAFGIKDSPFMRMGSLDGLGNFCTLSGPGRLGNVALSPYGTSGILGRLNSPANMNLRNLTQSPLVQPTHSPTLSNLVGNTHPVLSSSSQNPSLFQGIPSLELDQIQQKGTLNFNGMNDSKIFATANTFTDSGAVIGGSSNLFSSNGNNPMMLVGGGFGNPSSNNMASFCSESFNTGITCASNLLDPSKCNETWQNSIESPKIQPNSLLSTNTYHHQLPLNSMRNSNSSNGSCSQNNPIIAFSAPPQDLRERSCQDLVSDTQNTNQTTNQRWGEQRQNCRHIPNNAFGSLNSQNPENGIISPLNRSLDDNTGIFEQKIGEFVNGRSSGGVSSLVQRNESDKSPMESRARSKENFLSEQPKLLGGFVHQSYDSLDDLMNAMIKRDVTTSICDFGFDDYAAFGQGI; from the exons TTACTACAACGAGTCAGGCTCGTATGGCGTTGAAGATGTTGAGGGAAAACAAAGACAGATTTGACCTGGTTATCAGTGATGTGCATATGCCAGACATGGATGGTTTTAAGCTTCTTGAACTTGTTGGTCTTGAAATGGATTTACCTGTCATCA TGTTGTCAGCAAATAGCGATCCCAAACTTGTAATGCAAGGGATAACTCATGGTGCTTGTGATTATCTGGTGAAACCCGTCCGGATTGAGGAGTTGAGGAATATATGGCAACACGTAATTAGGAGAAAGAAGGTCGATTCGAAGAACCAGAATCCATGCACTGATCAATTCAATGCTCAGCCAGGTTGTGGAGAAAATCATGTATCTCCAACAAGAGGGAATTCAGATCCGCACGGGAAATTTATTCGAAAAAGAAAGGACGAGGAAGACGATGGCGAAGATGATGGAAATGAAAGTGAAGATCCCTCAACACAAAAGAAGCCTCGTGTAGTCTGGTCTATTGAGCTTCATCGGAAATTTGTTGCAGCTGTGAATCATTTAGGAATCGAGA AAGCTGTTCCTAAAAGGATTCTTGACATGATGAATGTTGAAGGGCTTACTCGGGAAAATGTGGCGAGCCACCTCCAG AAGTATAGGCTTTTCCTGAAAAGAATCAGCCACGCCACAACCCAGCAAGCAAATATGGCAGCTGCTTTTGGGATTAAGGATTCCCCTTTCATGCGAATGGGTTCATTGGATGGGCTCGGAAATTTTTGTACTTTGTCTGGACCAGGAAGACTTGGAAATGTTGCTTTATCACCTTATGGAACCAGTGGCATACTTGGGAGATTAAATAGTCCTGCTAATATGAACCTTCGTAATCTCACACAATCTCCTCTAGTCCAACCGACTCATTCTCCAACCTTGAGTAACTTGGTTGGGAATACACACCCAGTCCTCTCATCCTCGAGTCAAAATCCGAGTTTATTTCAAGGGATACCATCATTGGAGCTGGATCAAATACAACAGAAAGGCACTCTAAATTTCAATGGCATGAATGATTCAAAAATCTTTGCCACTGCCAATACATTTACAGATTCAGGAGCAGTGATAGGCGGCTCTAGCAACTTGTTTAGCAGTAATGGAAATAATCCCATGATGCTTGTTGGTGGGGGATTTGGAAATCCGTCTTCCAATAACATGGCTTCCTTCTGCTCAGAATCCTTTAATACTGGTATCACTTGTGCCTCTAATCTACTGGATCCCAGTAAATGTAACGAGACCTGGCAAAACAGCATTGAATCACCCAAAATTCAGCCAAATTCTTTGCTTTCCACGAATACTTATCATCATCAGTTACCTCTCAATAGTATGAGAAACAGTAACTCTTCAAATGGTTCTTGTTCTCAGAACAACCCCATCATTGCTTTTTCAGCGCCTCCTCAAGATTTGAGGGAGAGATCTTGCCAAGATTTGGTGAGTGATACTCAAAATACAAATCAAACCACGAACCAGAGATGGGGAGAACAAAGGCAGAATTGCAGGCACATTCCAAACAATGCTTTTGGTTCCTTAAATTCTCAAAATCCCGAAAATGGTATCATCTCTCCCTTGAACCGGAGTCTGGACGACAATACTGGGATATTTGAACAGAAGATTGGCGAGTTTGTAAATGGCAGATCAAGTGGAGGTGTTTCGAGTCTCGTGCAGCGGAACGAGAGTGACAAATCACCAATGGAATCTAGAGCAAGGTCCAAAGAGAACTTCCTTTCGGAGCAACCAAAGCTGCTAGGTGGCTTCGTTCATCAAAGTTATGATTCATTGGATGATTTAATGAACGCAATGATCAAACGG GATGTAACCACATCAATTTGTGACTTCGGATTTGATGATTATGCTGCTTTTGGTCAAGGTATATAA
- the LOC142528927 gene encoding two-component response regulator ARR12-like isoform X1 — translation MIVEKIVLANENSDKFPAGLRVLAVDDDPICLKLLETLLRKCQYHVTTTSQARMALKMLRENKDRFDLVISDVHMPDMDGFKLLELVGLEMDLPVIMLSANSDPKLVMQGITHGACDYLVKPVRIEELRNIWQHVIRRKKVDSKNQNPCTDQFNAQPGCGENHVSPTRGNSDPHGKFIRKRKDEEDDGEDDGNESEDPSTQKKPRVVWSIELHRKFVAAVNHLGIEKAVPKRILDMMNVEGLTRENVASHLQKYRLFLKRISHATTQQANMAAAFGIKDSPFMRMGSLDGLGNFCTLSGPGRLGNVALSPYGTSGILGRLNSPANMNLRNLTQSPLVQPTHSPTLSNLVGNTHPVLSSSSQNPSLFQGIPSLELDQIQQKGTLNFNGMNDSKIFATANTFTDSGAVIGGSSNLFSSNGNNPMMLVGGGFGNPSSNNMASFCSESFNTGITCASNLLDPSKCNETWQNSIESPKIQPNSLLSTNTYHHQLPLNSMRNSNSSNGSCSQNNPIIAFSAPPQDLRERSCQDLVSDTQNTNQTTNQRWGEQRQNCRHIPNNAFGSLNSQNPENGIISPLNRSLDDNTGIFEQKIGEFVNGRSSGGVSSLVQRNESDKSPMESRARSKENFLSEQPKLLGGFVHQSYDSLDDLMNAMIKREQDVTTSICDFGFDDYAAFGQGI, via the exons TTACTACAACGAGTCAGGCTCGTATGGCGTTGAAGATGTTGAGGGAAAACAAAGACAGATTTGACCTGGTTATCAGTGATGTGCATATGCCAGACATGGATGGTTTTAAGCTTCTTGAACTTGTTGGTCTTGAAATGGATTTACCTGTCATCA TGTTGTCAGCAAATAGCGATCCCAAACTTGTAATGCAAGGGATAACTCATGGTGCTTGTGATTATCTGGTGAAACCCGTCCGGATTGAGGAGTTGAGGAATATATGGCAACACGTAATTAGGAGAAAGAAGGTCGATTCGAAGAACCAGAATCCATGCACTGATCAATTCAATGCTCAGCCAGGTTGTGGAGAAAATCATGTATCTCCAACAAGAGGGAATTCAGATCCGCACGGGAAATTTATTCGAAAAAGAAAGGACGAGGAAGACGATGGCGAAGATGATGGAAATGAAAGTGAAGATCCCTCAACACAAAAGAAGCCTCGTGTAGTCTGGTCTATTGAGCTTCATCGGAAATTTGTTGCAGCTGTGAATCATTTAGGAATCGAGA AAGCTGTTCCTAAAAGGATTCTTGACATGATGAATGTTGAAGGGCTTACTCGGGAAAATGTGGCGAGCCACCTCCAG AAGTATAGGCTTTTCCTGAAAAGAATCAGCCACGCCACAACCCAGCAAGCAAATATGGCAGCTGCTTTTGGGATTAAGGATTCCCCTTTCATGCGAATGGGTTCATTGGATGGGCTCGGAAATTTTTGTACTTTGTCTGGACCAGGAAGACTTGGAAATGTTGCTTTATCACCTTATGGAACCAGTGGCATACTTGGGAGATTAAATAGTCCTGCTAATATGAACCTTCGTAATCTCACACAATCTCCTCTAGTCCAACCGACTCATTCTCCAACCTTGAGTAACTTGGTTGGGAATACACACCCAGTCCTCTCATCCTCGAGTCAAAATCCGAGTTTATTTCAAGGGATACCATCATTGGAGCTGGATCAAATACAACAGAAAGGCACTCTAAATTTCAATGGCATGAATGATTCAAAAATCTTTGCCACTGCCAATACATTTACAGATTCAGGAGCAGTGATAGGCGGCTCTAGCAACTTGTTTAGCAGTAATGGAAATAATCCCATGATGCTTGTTGGTGGGGGATTTGGAAATCCGTCTTCCAATAACATGGCTTCCTTCTGCTCAGAATCCTTTAATACTGGTATCACTTGTGCCTCTAATCTACTGGATCCCAGTAAATGTAACGAGACCTGGCAAAACAGCATTGAATCACCCAAAATTCAGCCAAATTCTTTGCTTTCCACGAATACTTATCATCATCAGTTACCTCTCAATAGTATGAGAAACAGTAACTCTTCAAATGGTTCTTGTTCTCAGAACAACCCCATCATTGCTTTTTCAGCGCCTCCTCAAGATTTGAGGGAGAGATCTTGCCAAGATTTGGTGAGTGATACTCAAAATACAAATCAAACCACGAACCAGAGATGGGGAGAACAAAGGCAGAATTGCAGGCACATTCCAAACAATGCTTTTGGTTCCTTAAATTCTCAAAATCCCGAAAATGGTATCATCTCTCCCTTGAACCGGAGTCTGGACGACAATACTGGGATATTTGAACAGAAGATTGGCGAGTTTGTAAATGGCAGATCAAGTGGAGGTGTTTCGAGTCTCGTGCAGCGGAACGAGAGTGACAAATCACCAATGGAATCTAGAGCAAGGTCCAAAGAGAACTTCCTTTCGGAGCAACCAAAGCTGCTAGGTGGCTTCGTTCATCAAAGTTATGATTCATTGGATGATTTAATGAACGCAATGATCAAACGG GAACAGGATGTAACCACATCAATTTGTGACTTCGGATTTGATGATTATGCTGCTTTTGGTCAAGGTATATAA